CTGCAGGGCGGCGAACTCCTCATGACCATCGGCCTGTTGCTGCCGGAGGAGCCGGCCGCGTGCCGGGCGTACGTGCGGGACGTGGCCGAGGGCGGGGCGGCCTGTCTGGCGCTCGGACTGGGGCAGGGACTGCCCTACCAGGAGGCACCGGAGCCGCTGGTGACCGCGGCCGAGGAGGCCGGTCTGCCGCTGCTGACGGTGCCGGACGAGGTGCCGTTCATCGCCGTCACCAAGGCGGTCTTCGACGCCCGGGCCGAGGAACAGCGCGCGCTGCTGCAGCGGGCGTTCGCGACCCAGCGGCGGCTGACGGCCGCGGCGACCGGCGACGGGCTGCGGCCGATGCTCGCGGAGTGGACCGCCGCCACCGGGGTCGGCGCGGCGGTGTTCGACCCGCTGGGGCGGCTGCTCTCGGCGGGTGAGCCGGCGCACCGGACACCGCTGGCGCAGGCCCAGGACCTGATCGAACGGGTCGCCGCACGCGGACTGCGCGGCAGCGCCTCCAGCACGGCCGCCGGGCAGCAGCTGGAGGTGCAGCCGCTGGGGGCGCGCCGGCTGCGGGGGCTGCTGCTGCTCACCGGCCGTCCGGACGACGCCGCCCGTTCGGTCGTCCCCGGACTGGTCTCGCTGCTCTCCCTGGAGCTGGAGCGCCGTCACCTCCGCGATGAGCCGGAGCGCCGTCGCAGGTCGGCGCTGCTTTCGGAGCTGCTGGCGGACGAGGATCCGGCCGCCGGGCGGGCCCGGGACATCCTGCGCTCGGTGGGGCTGACGGCCGAGCGGGTGCGGGGTGTCGTGGTGGCGGCGGGGGGCGGTGCG
This genomic stretch from Streptomyces nigrescens harbors:
- a CDS encoding PucR family transcriptional regulator — protein: MPLHLSDLLARPDLGLSASYDVPPRLLARTIEAATVSDLPAPGKWLQGGELLMTIGLLLPEEPAACRAYVRDVAEGGAACLALGLGQGLPYQEAPEPLVTAAEEAGLPLLTVPDEVPFIAVTKAVFDARAEEQRALLQRAFATQRRLTAAATGDGLRPMLAEWTAATGVGAAVFDPLGRLLSAGEPAHRTPLAQAQDLIERVAARGLRGSASSTAAGQQLEVQPLGARRLRGLLLLTGRPDDAARSVVPGLVSLLSLELERRHLRDEPERRRRSALLSELLADEDPAAGRARDILRSVGLTAERVRGVVVAAGGGAGGRTGSAASDAGAGAAGAADGAAQEMAADLALAMPGGLVRVVDGAPGAVIEAVVGEDLDIRDVLARFAPRCPAGIGPATAPEAVRVSLRQATGLLAVSRSSGEPAEARQSQASRLLLDLGDRRTLHGYADTVLGPLDLADNGEELIATLTAWLETGGAWDATSRRLGVHRHTVRNRLDKAMDLTGRRLDDPDDRFDLWLATRIRRGGASATGADGRPAALPPGR